One segment of Carya illinoinensis cultivar Pawnee chromosome 1, C.illinoinensisPawnee_v1, whole genome shotgun sequence DNA contains the following:
- the LOC122289293 gene encoding endoplasmic reticulum metallopeptidase 1 isoform X2 yields the protein MCKWRFFIRTTVQIVWEGAGDCSSCVAVMLELARGISQWAGFRQAIIFVFNTGEEDGLNGAHSFITQHPWNETIRVAIDLEAMGIGGKSGIFQAGPHPWAIENFAYVAKYPSGQILAQDLFSSGAIKSSTDFQIYKEVAGLSGLDFAYSDNTAVYHTKNDKLELLKSGSLQHLGENMLSFLIHIAASSHIPKGNALDEEENAGQNAATFFDILGTYMIVYHQRFANMLHNSVIMQSLLIWVTSLLMGGYPAMVSLVLSCLSVLLMWIFALGFSVLVAFILPLVSSSPVPYIASPWLVIGLFAAPALLGALTGQHLGNHFLQIYLSNVYSKRKLLSPAIQADLIKLEAERWLYKAGSVQWLILLIIGTYYKIGSSYLALVWLVPPSFAYGLLEATLSPTRLPKPLKLATLLIGLAVPILISAGIFIQLAGTMIGTAVRFDRNPGSTPEWLGNVIVAVFIAVVTCLTLVYLLSYVHLSGAKRSIFISTCLLFGLSLAIISTGIVPPFTEDTARAVNVVHVVDTTGRFEGKEDTSSYISLFSVTPGKLNKEVEHIKEGFKCGRDKVIDFVTFSVKYGCWTNDDTEGGWSKSEIPMLRVDSDTKKSERITQVSVDTKGSIRWSLAINLEQIEDFKFKGNAEELVPLGGKSSVDGWHIIQFSGGKNAPTIFDLTLLWKKNVTGSVDKVEEGRRDERPLLKLRTDVDRLTSKTERVLKNLPPWCSLFGKSTSPHTLAFLTSLPVDVLRT from the exons ATGTGCAAGTGGAGGTTTTTCATTCGAACCACGGTGCAAATCGTCTG GGAAGGAGCTGGAGATTGCAGTTCATGTGTAGCAGTCATGTTGGAACTTGCTAGAGGGATTTCTCAGTGGGCTGGATTTAGGCAAgctattatatttgtatttaacaCCGGGGAGGAGGATGGTCTAAATGGTGCTCATAGCTTTATAACTCAG CATCCCTGGAATGAAACTATTCGTGTGGCTATTGATTTGGAGGCCATGGGCATTGGAGGGAAGTCTGGCATATTTCAG GCCGGTCCTCATCCGTGGGCTATTGAAAATTTTGCCTATGTAGCCAAATACCCATCTGGCCAAATCCTTGCACAG GATCTTTTTTCTTCTGGAGCCATAAAATCTTCAACAGATTTCCAAATATACAAAGAGGTTGCTGGGCTTTCAGGTCTTGACTTTGCATACTCGGATAACACTGCAGTGTACCACACTAAG AATGACAAGTTAGAGCTTCTTAAATCAGGGTCTCTTCAACATCTTGGAGAAAATATGCTTTCCTTTCTGATTCACATTGCTGCGTCCTCTCATATTCCGAAAGGCAATGCATtggatgaagaagaaaatgcaGGCCAGAATGCTGCCACATTTTTTGACATTTTG GGGACATATATGATTGTATACCACCAACGTTTTGCAAATATGCTTCACAATTCAGTGATAATGCAATCGCTTCTTATTTGGGTTACATCATTGCTTATGGGAGGTTACCCTGCCATGGTTTCACTGGTCTTGTCATGTTTGAGTGTTCTTCTTATGTGGATATTCGCATTGGGCTTCTCTGTTCTTGTTGCCTTTATTTTGCCCCTAGTATCTTCATCGCCAGTGCCCTACATTGCAAGCCCATGGTTGGTGATTGGGTTATTTGCTGCACCTGCTCTTCTTGGGGCACTGACTGGTCAGCACTTGGgtaatcattttcttcaaatatatTTGTCCAATGTGTATTCCAAGAGAAAGCTGCTGTCACCTGCTATTCAAGCTGATTTGATCAAGTTAGAGGCTGAAAGATGGCTCTATAAAGCTGGATCTGTTCAGTGGCTCATTCTTCTCATAATTGGAACCTATTATAAAATTGGTTCCTCTTATTTGGCTCTTGTTTGGCTGGTTCCACCTTCGTTTGCAT ATGGCTTGCTTGAAGCAACTCTTAGCCCAACCCGTTTACCAAAACCACTCAAGCTTGCAACGCTGCTTATTGGCTTAGCTGTGCCAATTTTAATTTCTGCTGGCATTTTTATCCAATTGGCTGGCACAATGATTGGGACTGCAGTTCGATTTGATAG GAATCCTGGTAGCACTCCAGAGTGGCTAGGCAATGTAATAGTTGCTGTTTTTATTGCTGTTGTCACGTGCCTGACTTTGGTGTACCTCCTTTCATATGTTCATCTTTCAG GTGCAAAAAGATCAATTTTCATTTCCACTTGCCTACTGTTTGGCCTCTCATTAGCCATCATTTCAACGGGTATTGTTCCACCGTTTACTGAAGACACTGCCAGAGCAGTAAAT GTTGTGCACGTTGTAGATACAACGGGGAGATTTGAGGGAAAGGAAGATACTAGCTCATACATCTCACTGTTTTCTGTAACTCCTGGAAAGTTGAACAAGGAGGTGGAACATATTAAAGAAGGTTTCAAATGTGGTAGAGATAAAGTTATCGATTTTGTAACTTTTTCAGTCAAATATGGTTGTTGGACGAATGATGACACTGAAGGTGGGTGGAGCAAATCAGAGATTCCCATGCTTCGTGTTGATAGTGATACCAAGAAGAGTGAGAGAATCACACAAGTTTCAGTTGATACAAAAGGTTCAATACGCTGGTCTCTTGCAATCAATTTGGAGCAAATAGAAGATTTTAAGTTCAAAG GAAATGCAGAGGAGTTGGTTCCACTTGGTGGCAAGAGCAGTGTGGATGGATGGCACATAATTCAATTTTCGGGAGGGAAGAATGCACCTACTATATTTGATCTAACTCTTTTATGGAAGAAAAATGTTACGGGATCCGTTGACAAGGTAGAAGAGGGGAGACGGGATGAGCGACCCCTTTTGAAGCTGAGAACCGATGTGGACAGATTAACATCTAAAACTGAGAGAGTTCTTAAAAATCTCCCTCCTTGGTGTTCCCTGTTTGGCAAGTCCACGTCTCCACACACCTTGGCTTTTCTGACTAGTCTTCCCGTTGATGTCTTACGGACCTAA
- the LOC122289293 gene encoding endoplasmic reticulum metallopeptidase 1 isoform X3 produces the protein MLELARGISQWAGFRQAIIFVFNTGEEDGLNGAHSFITQHPWNETIRVAIDLEAMGIGGKSGIFQAGPHPWAIENFAYVAKYPSGQILAQDLFSSGAIKSSTDFQIYKEVAGLSGLDFAYSDNTAVYHTKNDKLELLKSGSLQHLGENMLSFLIHIAASSHIPKGNALDEEENAGQNAATFFDILGTYMIVYHQRFANMLHNSVIMQSLLIWVTSLLMGGYPAMVSLVLSCLSVLLMWIFALGFSVLVAFILPLVSSSPVPYIASPWLVIGLFAAPALLGALTGQHLGNHFLQIYLSNVYSKRKLLSPAIQADLIKLEAERWLYKAGSVQWLILLIIGTYYKIGSSYLALVWLVPPSFAYGLLEATLSPTRLPKPLKLATLLIGLAVPILISAGIFIQLAGTMIGTAVRFDRNPGSTPEWLGNVIVAVFIAVVTCLTLVYLLSYVHLSGAKRSIFISTCLLFGLSLAIISTGIVPPFTEDTARAVNVVHVVDTTGRFEGKEDTSSYISLFSVTPGKLNKEVEHIKEGFKCGRDKVIDFVTFSVKYGCWTNDDTEGGWSKSEIPMLRVDSDTKKSERITQVSVDTKGSIRWSLAINLEQIEDFKFKGNAEELVPLGGKSSVDGWHIIQFSGGKNAPTIFDLTLLWKKNVTGSVDKVEEGRRDERPLLKLRTDVDRLTSKTERVLKNLPPWCSLFGKSTSPHTLAFLTSLPVDVLRT, from the exons ATGTTGGAACTTGCTAGAGGGATTTCTCAGTGGGCTGGATTTAGGCAAgctattatatttgtatttaacaCCGGGGAGGAGGATGGTCTAAATGGTGCTCATAGCTTTATAACTCAG CATCCCTGGAATGAAACTATTCGTGTGGCTATTGATTTGGAGGCCATGGGCATTGGAGGGAAGTCTGGCATATTTCAG GCCGGTCCTCATCCGTGGGCTATTGAAAATTTTGCCTATGTAGCCAAATACCCATCTGGCCAAATCCTTGCACAG GATCTTTTTTCTTCTGGAGCCATAAAATCTTCAACAGATTTCCAAATATACAAAGAGGTTGCTGGGCTTTCAGGTCTTGACTTTGCATACTCGGATAACACTGCAGTGTACCACACTAAG AATGACAAGTTAGAGCTTCTTAAATCAGGGTCTCTTCAACATCTTGGAGAAAATATGCTTTCCTTTCTGATTCACATTGCTGCGTCCTCTCATATTCCGAAAGGCAATGCATtggatgaagaagaaaatgcaGGCCAGAATGCTGCCACATTTTTTGACATTTTG GGGACATATATGATTGTATACCACCAACGTTTTGCAAATATGCTTCACAATTCAGTGATAATGCAATCGCTTCTTATTTGGGTTACATCATTGCTTATGGGAGGTTACCCTGCCATGGTTTCACTGGTCTTGTCATGTTTGAGTGTTCTTCTTATGTGGATATTCGCATTGGGCTTCTCTGTTCTTGTTGCCTTTATTTTGCCCCTAGTATCTTCATCGCCAGTGCCCTACATTGCAAGCCCATGGTTGGTGATTGGGTTATTTGCTGCACCTGCTCTTCTTGGGGCACTGACTGGTCAGCACTTGGgtaatcattttcttcaaatatatTTGTCCAATGTGTATTCCAAGAGAAAGCTGCTGTCACCTGCTATTCAAGCTGATTTGATCAAGTTAGAGGCTGAAAGATGGCTCTATAAAGCTGGATCTGTTCAGTGGCTCATTCTTCTCATAATTGGAACCTATTATAAAATTGGTTCCTCTTATTTGGCTCTTGTTTGGCTGGTTCCACCTTCGTTTGCAT ATGGCTTGCTTGAAGCAACTCTTAGCCCAACCCGTTTACCAAAACCACTCAAGCTTGCAACGCTGCTTATTGGCTTAGCTGTGCCAATTTTAATTTCTGCTGGCATTTTTATCCAATTGGCTGGCACAATGATTGGGACTGCAGTTCGATTTGATAG GAATCCTGGTAGCACTCCAGAGTGGCTAGGCAATGTAATAGTTGCTGTTTTTATTGCTGTTGTCACGTGCCTGACTTTGGTGTACCTCCTTTCATATGTTCATCTTTCAG GTGCAAAAAGATCAATTTTCATTTCCACTTGCCTACTGTTTGGCCTCTCATTAGCCATCATTTCAACGGGTATTGTTCCACCGTTTACTGAAGACACTGCCAGAGCAGTAAAT GTTGTGCACGTTGTAGATACAACGGGGAGATTTGAGGGAAAGGAAGATACTAGCTCATACATCTCACTGTTTTCTGTAACTCCTGGAAAGTTGAACAAGGAGGTGGAACATATTAAAGAAGGTTTCAAATGTGGTAGAGATAAAGTTATCGATTTTGTAACTTTTTCAGTCAAATATGGTTGTTGGACGAATGATGACACTGAAGGTGGGTGGAGCAAATCAGAGATTCCCATGCTTCGTGTTGATAGTGATACCAAGAAGAGTGAGAGAATCACACAAGTTTCAGTTGATACAAAAGGTTCAATACGCTGGTCTCTTGCAATCAATTTGGAGCAAATAGAAGATTTTAAGTTCAAAG GAAATGCAGAGGAGTTGGTTCCACTTGGTGGCAAGAGCAGTGTGGATGGATGGCACATAATTCAATTTTCGGGAGGGAAGAATGCACCTACTATATTTGATCTAACTCTTTTATGGAAGAAAAATGTTACGGGATCCGTTGACAAGGTAGAAGAGGGGAGACGGGATGAGCGACCCCTTTTGAAGCTGAGAACCGATGTGGACAGATTAACATCTAAAACTGAGAGAGTTCTTAAAAATCTCCCTCCTTGGTGTTCCCTGTTTGGCAAGTCCACGTCTCCACACACCTTGGCTTTTCTGACTAGTCTTCCCGTTGATGTCTTACGGACCTAA
- the LOC122289293 gene encoding endoplasmic reticulum metallopeptidase 1 isoform X1, with protein MRRRPGGSSSSQPEASAAVDEDVQASVRVESRPLRSPVVWLTLFLLIIYSSWAVYHYQFENLPLPLTAEQAGKRGFSEVEALKHVKALTQFGPHPVGSDALDLALQYVLKASEKIKETAHWEVDVQVEVFHSNHGANRLVSGLFKGKTLVYSDLNHIVLRILPKYVSEAGENAILVSSHIDTVFSTEGAGDCSSCVAVMLELARGISQWAGFRQAIIFVFNTGEEDGLNGAHSFITQHPWNETIRVAIDLEAMGIGGKSGIFQAGPHPWAIENFAYVAKYPSGQILAQDLFSSGAIKSSTDFQIYKEVAGLSGLDFAYSDNTAVYHTKNDKLELLKSGSLQHLGENMLSFLIHIAASSHIPKGNALDEEENAGQNAATFFDILGTYMIVYHQRFANMLHNSVIMQSLLIWVTSLLMGGYPAMVSLVLSCLSVLLMWIFALGFSVLVAFILPLVSSSPVPYIASPWLVIGLFAAPALLGALTGQHLGNHFLQIYLSNVYSKRKLLSPAIQADLIKLEAERWLYKAGSVQWLILLIIGTYYKIGSSYLALVWLVPPSFAYGLLEATLSPTRLPKPLKLATLLIGLAVPILISAGIFIQLAGTMIGTAVRFDRNPGSTPEWLGNVIVAVFIAVVTCLTLVYLLSYVHLSGAKRSIFISTCLLFGLSLAIISTGIVPPFTEDTARAVNVVHVVDTTGRFEGKEDTSSYISLFSVTPGKLNKEVEHIKEGFKCGRDKVIDFVTFSVKYGCWTNDDTEGGWSKSEIPMLRVDSDTKKSERITQVSVDTKGSIRWSLAINLEQIEDFKFKGNAEELVPLGGKSSVDGWHIIQFSGGKNAPTIFDLTLLWKKNVTGSVDKVEEGRRDERPLLKLRTDVDRLTSKTERVLKNLPPWCSLFGKSTSPHTLAFLTSLPVDVLRT; from the exons ATGAGACGGAGGCCCGGCGGAAGCTCTTCATCACAACCCGAAGCATCCGCTGCTGTTGATGAAGATGTTCAAGCCAGTGTTCGTGTGGAGAGCCGCCCTCTGAGGTCACCGGTTGTGTGGTTGACCTTGTTCTTGCTGATCATTTATAGCTCTTGGGCGGTTTATCACTACCAGTTCGAGAACTTGCCTCTTCCTCTCACTGCTGAGCAGGCCGGCAAAAGAGGCTTCTCTGAGGTCGAAGCCTTGAAGCATGTCAAAGCCTTGACTCAATTTGGTCCTCATCCCGTCGGTTCCGATGCTCTTGACCTAGCTTTGCAG TACGTTTTGAAAGCGTCGGAGAAAATTAAGGAAACGGCCCACTGGGAGGTCGATGTGCAAGTGGAGGTTTTTCATTCGAACCACGGTGCAAATCGTCTGGTCAGTGGCCTGTTTAAGGGGAAAACTCTTGTTTATTCGGATCTAAATCACATCGTTTTAAGAATCTTGCCAAAATATGTATCTGAAGCAGGAGAAAATGCTATATTGGTCTCTTCTCACATTGATACCGTTTTCTCGAC GGAAGGAGCTGGAGATTGCAGTTCATGTGTAGCAGTCATGTTGGAACTTGCTAGAGGGATTTCTCAGTGGGCTGGATTTAGGCAAgctattatatttgtatttaacaCCGGGGAGGAGGATGGTCTAAATGGTGCTCATAGCTTTATAACTCAG CATCCCTGGAATGAAACTATTCGTGTGGCTATTGATTTGGAGGCCATGGGCATTGGAGGGAAGTCTGGCATATTTCAG GCCGGTCCTCATCCGTGGGCTATTGAAAATTTTGCCTATGTAGCCAAATACCCATCTGGCCAAATCCTTGCACAG GATCTTTTTTCTTCTGGAGCCATAAAATCTTCAACAGATTTCCAAATATACAAAGAGGTTGCTGGGCTTTCAGGTCTTGACTTTGCATACTCGGATAACACTGCAGTGTACCACACTAAG AATGACAAGTTAGAGCTTCTTAAATCAGGGTCTCTTCAACATCTTGGAGAAAATATGCTTTCCTTTCTGATTCACATTGCTGCGTCCTCTCATATTCCGAAAGGCAATGCATtggatgaagaagaaaatgcaGGCCAGAATGCTGCCACATTTTTTGACATTTTG GGGACATATATGATTGTATACCACCAACGTTTTGCAAATATGCTTCACAATTCAGTGATAATGCAATCGCTTCTTATTTGGGTTACATCATTGCTTATGGGAGGTTACCCTGCCATGGTTTCACTGGTCTTGTCATGTTTGAGTGTTCTTCTTATGTGGATATTCGCATTGGGCTTCTCTGTTCTTGTTGCCTTTATTTTGCCCCTAGTATCTTCATCGCCAGTGCCCTACATTGCAAGCCCATGGTTGGTGATTGGGTTATTTGCTGCACCTGCTCTTCTTGGGGCACTGACTGGTCAGCACTTGGgtaatcattttcttcaaatatatTTGTCCAATGTGTATTCCAAGAGAAAGCTGCTGTCACCTGCTATTCAAGCTGATTTGATCAAGTTAGAGGCTGAAAGATGGCTCTATAAAGCTGGATCTGTTCAGTGGCTCATTCTTCTCATAATTGGAACCTATTATAAAATTGGTTCCTCTTATTTGGCTCTTGTTTGGCTGGTTCCACCTTCGTTTGCAT ATGGCTTGCTTGAAGCAACTCTTAGCCCAACCCGTTTACCAAAACCACTCAAGCTTGCAACGCTGCTTATTGGCTTAGCTGTGCCAATTTTAATTTCTGCTGGCATTTTTATCCAATTGGCTGGCACAATGATTGGGACTGCAGTTCGATTTGATAG GAATCCTGGTAGCACTCCAGAGTGGCTAGGCAATGTAATAGTTGCTGTTTTTATTGCTGTTGTCACGTGCCTGACTTTGGTGTACCTCCTTTCATATGTTCATCTTTCAG GTGCAAAAAGATCAATTTTCATTTCCACTTGCCTACTGTTTGGCCTCTCATTAGCCATCATTTCAACGGGTATTGTTCCACCGTTTACTGAAGACACTGCCAGAGCAGTAAAT GTTGTGCACGTTGTAGATACAACGGGGAGATTTGAGGGAAAGGAAGATACTAGCTCATACATCTCACTGTTTTCTGTAACTCCTGGAAAGTTGAACAAGGAGGTGGAACATATTAAAGAAGGTTTCAAATGTGGTAGAGATAAAGTTATCGATTTTGTAACTTTTTCAGTCAAATATGGTTGTTGGACGAATGATGACACTGAAGGTGGGTGGAGCAAATCAGAGATTCCCATGCTTCGTGTTGATAGTGATACCAAGAAGAGTGAGAGAATCACACAAGTTTCAGTTGATACAAAAGGTTCAATACGCTGGTCTCTTGCAATCAATTTGGAGCAAATAGAAGATTTTAAGTTCAAAG GAAATGCAGAGGAGTTGGTTCCACTTGGTGGCAAGAGCAGTGTGGATGGATGGCACATAATTCAATTTTCGGGAGGGAAGAATGCACCTACTATATTTGATCTAACTCTTTTATGGAAGAAAAATGTTACGGGATCCGTTGACAAGGTAGAAGAGGGGAGACGGGATGAGCGACCCCTTTTGAAGCTGAGAACCGATGTGGACAGATTAACATCTAAAACTGAGAGAGTTCTTAAAAATCTCCCTCCTTGGTGTTCCCTGTTTGGCAAGTCCACGTCTCCACACACCTTGGCTTTTCTGACTAGTCTTCCCGTTGATGTCTTACGGACCTAA
- the LOC122289293 gene encoding uncharacterized protein LOC122289293 isoform X4, whose product MIVYHQRFANMLHNSVIMQSLLIWVTSLLMGGYPAMVSLVLSCLSVLLMWIFALGFSVLVAFILPLVSSSPVPYIASPWLVIGLFAAPALLGALTGQHLGNHFLQIYLSNVYSKRKLLSPAIQADLIKLEAERWLYKAGSVQWLILLIIGTYYKIGSSYLALVWLVPPSFAYGLLEATLSPTRLPKPLKLATLLIGLAVPILISAGIFIQLAGTMIGTAVRFDRNPGSTPEWLGNVIVAVFIAVVTCLTLVYLLSYVHLSGAKRSIFISTCLLFGLSLAIISTGIVPPFTEDTARAVNVVHVVDTTGRFEGKEDTSSYISLFSVTPGKLNKEVEHIKEGFKCGRDKVIDFVTFSVKYGCWTNDDTEGGWSKSEIPMLRVDSDTKKSERITQVSVDTKGSIRWSLAINLEQIEDFKFKGNAEELVPLGGKSSVDGWHIIQFSGGKNAPTIFDLTLLWKKNVTGSVDKVEEGRRDERPLLKLRTDVDRLTSKTERVLKNLPPWCSLFGKSTSPHTLAFLTSLPVDVLRT is encoded by the exons ATGATTGTATACCACCAACGTTTTGCAAATATGCTTCACAATTCAGTGATAATGCAATCGCTTCTTATTTGGGTTACATCATTGCTTATGGGAGGTTACCCTGCCATGGTTTCACTGGTCTTGTCATGTTTGAGTGTTCTTCTTATGTGGATATTCGCATTGGGCTTCTCTGTTCTTGTTGCCTTTATTTTGCCCCTAGTATCTTCATCGCCAGTGCCCTACATTGCAAGCCCATGGTTGGTGATTGGGTTATTTGCTGCACCTGCTCTTCTTGGGGCACTGACTGGTCAGCACTTGGgtaatcattttcttcaaatatatTTGTCCAATGTGTATTCCAAGAGAAAGCTGCTGTCACCTGCTATTCAAGCTGATTTGATCAAGTTAGAGGCTGAAAGATGGCTCTATAAAGCTGGATCTGTTCAGTGGCTCATTCTTCTCATAATTGGAACCTATTATAAAATTGGTTCCTCTTATTTGGCTCTTGTTTGGCTGGTTCCACCTTCGTTTGCAT ATGGCTTGCTTGAAGCAACTCTTAGCCCAACCCGTTTACCAAAACCACTCAAGCTTGCAACGCTGCTTATTGGCTTAGCTGTGCCAATTTTAATTTCTGCTGGCATTTTTATCCAATTGGCTGGCACAATGATTGGGACTGCAGTTCGATTTGATAG GAATCCTGGTAGCACTCCAGAGTGGCTAGGCAATGTAATAGTTGCTGTTTTTATTGCTGTTGTCACGTGCCTGACTTTGGTGTACCTCCTTTCATATGTTCATCTTTCAG GTGCAAAAAGATCAATTTTCATTTCCACTTGCCTACTGTTTGGCCTCTCATTAGCCATCATTTCAACGGGTATTGTTCCACCGTTTACTGAAGACACTGCCAGAGCAGTAAAT GTTGTGCACGTTGTAGATACAACGGGGAGATTTGAGGGAAAGGAAGATACTAGCTCATACATCTCACTGTTTTCTGTAACTCCTGGAAAGTTGAACAAGGAGGTGGAACATATTAAAGAAGGTTTCAAATGTGGTAGAGATAAAGTTATCGATTTTGTAACTTTTTCAGTCAAATATGGTTGTTGGACGAATGATGACACTGAAGGTGGGTGGAGCAAATCAGAGATTCCCATGCTTCGTGTTGATAGTGATACCAAGAAGAGTGAGAGAATCACACAAGTTTCAGTTGATACAAAAGGTTCAATACGCTGGTCTCTTGCAATCAATTTGGAGCAAATAGAAGATTTTAAGTTCAAAG GAAATGCAGAGGAGTTGGTTCCACTTGGTGGCAAGAGCAGTGTGGATGGATGGCACATAATTCAATTTTCGGGAGGGAAGAATGCACCTACTATATTTGATCTAACTCTTTTATGGAAGAAAAATGTTACGGGATCCGTTGACAAGGTAGAAGAGGGGAGACGGGATGAGCGACCCCTTTTGAAGCTGAGAACCGATGTGGACAGATTAACATCTAAAACTGAGAGAGTTCTTAAAAATCTCCCTCCTTGGTGTTCCCTGTTTGGCAAGTCCACGTCTCCACACACCTTGGCTTTTCTGACTAGTCTTCCCGTTGATGTCTTACGGACCTAA
- the LOC122289309 gene encoding CASP-like protein 5A2 isoform X2: protein MNVIRPAVHPVEAPPVADAANDAMPRGRMKDIQGMPGTPGGLALRFTQFAFALLALFVMATTSDFPSVTAFCYLVAAVSLQSLWSLTLAILDVYAILVKRRFRNPRVVSLFAIGDGITSTLTFAAACASAGITVLIGNDLNDCAQNHCTRFETATAMAFMSWFAVSPSFLLNFWTLASK, encoded by the exons ATGAACGTGATCCGCCCAGCGGTGCACCCGGTAGAGGCTCCACCGGTGGCTGACGCAGCCAATGATGCGATGCCCAGAGGGCGGATGAAGGATATTCAGGGCATGCCCGGTACTCCCGGTGGCCTCGCCCTCCGCTTCACTCAGTTCGCTTTTGCACTCCTCGCACTCTTCGTCATGGCCACCACCAGCGACTTCCCTTCCGTCACCGCTTTCTG TTATCTCGTTGCTGCTGTCAGCCTGCAGAGCTTATGGAGCCTCACACTAGCCATTCTTGATGTATATGCCATTTTAGTAAAGCGCCGTTTCCGCAATCCTAGAGTTGTCAGCTTGTTTGCAATTGGTGATGGG ATCACTTCCACACTTACATTTGCTGCAGCTTGTGCATCTGCTGGTATCACTGTCCTTATTGGCAATGATCTGAATGACTGTGCACAGAACCATTGCACTAGATTTGAGACTGCAACAGCCATGGCATTTATGAGTTGGTTTGCTGTCTCGCCATCATTTCTTTTGAATTTCTGGACTCTGGCATCCAAATAA
- the LOC122289309 gene encoding CASP-like protein 5A2 isoform X1, with translation MNVIRPAVHPVEAPPVADAANDAMPRGRMKDIQGMPGTPGGLALRFTQFAFALLALFVMATTSDFPSVTAFWFYGILCASYLVAAVSLQSLWSLTLAILDVYAILVKRRFRNPRVVSLFAIGDGITSTLTFAAACASAGITVLIGNDLNDCAQNHCTRFETATAMAFMSWFAVSPSFLLNFWTLASK, from the exons ATGAACGTGATCCGCCCAGCGGTGCACCCGGTAGAGGCTCCACCGGTGGCTGACGCAGCCAATGATGCGATGCCCAGAGGGCGGATGAAGGATATTCAGGGCATGCCCGGTACTCCCGGTGGCCTCGCCCTCCGCTTCACTCAGTTCGCTTTTGCACTCCTCGCACTCTTCGTCATGGCCACCACCAGCGACTTCCCTTCCGTCACCGCTTTCTG GTTTTATGGTATTTTGTGTGCCAGTTATCTCGTTGCTGCTGTCAGCCTGCAGAGCTTATGGAGCCTCACACTAGCCATTCTTGATGTATATGCCATTTTAGTAAAGCGCCGTTTCCGCAATCCTAGAGTTGTCAGCTTGTTTGCAATTGGTGATGGG ATCACTTCCACACTTACATTTGCTGCAGCTTGTGCATCTGCTGGTATCACTGTCCTTATTGGCAATGATCTGAATGACTGTGCACAGAACCATTGCACTAGATTTGAGACTGCAACAGCCATGGCATTTATGAGTTGGTTTGCTGTCTCGCCATCATTTCTTTTGAATTTCTGGACTCTGGCATCCAAATAA